Within Kineococcus endophyticus, the genomic segment GGTGGCCGGGCCCACCTGGTGGTGCAGAAGAACCTGGGGGCGGACTCGCTGCAGACGTGGCTGGCCTCCGGCGTCCTGCCGGGGACCCGGACCGAGCGGGCGACGACGTCGAAGGGGTTCCGCGTGCTGACGGTCAGCCGGGAAGGCTGACGGTCCCGGTCGCGACGAGGCGCGCGGGTCCGGACAACCAGACGGTCCCCTCGGTGAGCGTCGACCCGGCGCCGACCGTCACGACGAGCCGGCCGCCGGGCACCCGGACCCGCCACACGGCGGGGGCGCCCTCACCGGCCCACGCGCGCGTCGCGAGCGCCGCGGCGCAGGCCCCGGTGCCGCACGAACGCGTCTCCCCCGACCCCCGCTCGTGGACGCGCATGGACACGTCGCCCATGTCCGCGTCCCCGTCACCGTCGAGGTCGATGGTGTCGACGGGCACGACGAGCTCGACGTTGGTGCCCTGCGGCGGCACCGGTTCGACGCGGGGGGCGCGGGTCAGGTCGGCGGCGGCCAGCTCCGTGCGGTCGGGCAGGGCCACGACGGTGTGCGGGTTGCCGAGGTCGAACGACAGCGCGGGCCGGGCCACGCCGTCCAGCCCCTCGACGTGGACGAGCGCGTCGGAGCCCGCCGCCAGCGCGCGCTGGCCCCCGGTCATCCGCCACGTCCCCATGTCGGCGGTCCAGGCGCCCTCGCCCTCGCGGCGCAGGCGCTTGACCCCGGCCCGGGTGGCGACGGGGAACCACTCCCCCGCCGCGGCGGCCTCCGGGAGCAGCCCCTGCTGCAGGAGGAACTCCGCGAAGACGCGGACGCCGTTGCCGCACATCTCGGCGACCGACCCGTCGGCGTTGCGGTAGTCCATGAACCACTCGGCCTCGCCGGCCCACTGCGCCGCAGCGGGTTCGGCGGCCGTGCGCACGGCGCGGACGAGCCCGTCGGCGCCGAGGCCCGCGCGGCGGTCGCACAGCCACGCCACGACGTCGGCGGCGGGGTTCCACGCGCCGTCCGCGTCCGCGACCAGCACGAAGTCGTTCTCGGTGCCGTGGCCCTTGGTGAAGGTGATCTCGCTGGTCACGCGGCCGATGCTACGGGCAGCAGCTCCAGCACCCGCCGCGCCAGGTCCTCGGGGTCGGTGCCGTCGGGCGCCGGCAGCCAGTGCACCCGGGGGTCGCGGCGGAACCAGGCGTCCTGCTTGCGGGCGAAGCGGCGGGTGAGGCGGGCGGTCAGCTCGCGGGCCTCCTCCAGCGTCGTGCGGCCGTCGAGGGCGTCGAGGACCTGCGCGTACCCGAGCGCCCGGCCGGCCGTGCGGCCCTCCCGCAGCCCCCGCGCCTCCAGGGCGCGCACCTCCTCGACGAGGCCGGCCGTCCACATGCGGTCGACGCGGGCGTCGATCCTGGCGACGAGCTGCTCGCGCGGCACCGCCAGGCCGACCTGCAGGGTGGGGCGGCGGTACGTCTGCTCGGGCAGGGACGCGGCGAACGGGGCGCCGGTGATCTCCCCGACTTCCAGGGCCCGCACGATGCGACGCCCGTTGGACGGCAGGATCGCGGCTGCGGCGGCGGGGTCCCGTCCCGCCAGGACGCCGTGCAGCGCCTGCGGCCCCACCCTGTCCAGCTCGGCCTCCCAGCGCGCCCGGACGTCGGGGTCCTTGCCGGGGAAGCGCAGGTCGTCGAGGGCCGCGCGCACGTACAGGCCCGAGCCGCCGACGAGCACCGGCACGCCGCCGCGGGCCCCGACGTCGTCGAACGCCGCGTGGGCCCAGGACTGGAAGGTCGCGACCTCGGCCGTCTGCGTGACGTCGAGGACGTCGAGGAGGTGGTGCGGCACGCCCCGGCGCTCGTCGGGGGTGATCTTCGCCGTGCCGACGTCCATGCCGCGGTAGAACTGCAGGGCGTCGGCGTTGACGACCTCCCCGGGCGTGCCCGCGCGCTCGGCCAGCAGCCCGCTGAGGGCCACCCCGACGTCGGACTTGCCCGACGCGGTGGGGCCGACGACGGCCACGACAGGAACGTTCGACTGGCCCACGGCGTCATGGTGGCAGAGCATCGGAGACGATCCGTGCACCCCAGCCGCACGCAGGAGGAGACCCCGTGGGCACCATCGACTTCCTCAAGGTCAAGATCGGCGAGGCCGCCGACCAGGCCCTGCACCTGGCCGACCAGGCCCGCGGCAAGGCAGGTTCCTTCGCCGCCGAGCACTCCGGCCGCGCCGACGGCGCCATCGGCAAGGCGGGCCAGTTCGTCAACACCCGCACCGACGGCCGGTTCGCGGACACGGTGGGCAAGGTCAGCGACCTGGCGCGCAAGGGGGTCGACCTCGCGGCCGACCAGGCGCCGGTGTCCCCGATGGAGGGCGGCGGCACCCGGATGCGCGGTGGCGTCAGCTCCGACGGCACCCCGATGAGAGGACCGCTCCGATGACCATCCCGACTCCGCCCCCGGTCCCGGCCCCGCCGAGCCCGGTGCCCACCCCGGGTCAACCCGGCTCGCCGCCGATGCCGGACCCGGGCCCGACGCCCGGCCCGGACCCCGTGCCGGACCCGTCGGTCCCGCCGTCGAAGTAGCTCAGGCGGGACGCCGGGTCAGGCGGGCCGCAGGGACGGCATGCCCAGGCCCACCGGGCGCGGTCCGGACTCGACCTCGGGTTCCGGACGCGCCTGGCGGGCCTCCCAGGCGTCGCCGGCGCGGGTGCGCCGCACGGCGAACGACGACAGGTCGTCGGCCTCGAGGTAGTGCGGGGCACCACGCGTGATCGTCACCGTCGCGACGTCACCGGGACGCAGGGACGTGCCCTCGGGGACGGCGAAGTGCACGAGCCGGTTGTCGGGCGCACGACCGGACAGGCGCTGCGTCGCGGCGTCCTTGCGTCCCTCGCCCTCGGCGACGAGGACCTCGAGGGTCCGGCCGGTCTGGGCGACGTTCTCCTCGTACGTGATCCGGTCCTGCAGGTCGGTGAGGCGCACGTAGCGCTCCTGCACGACGTGCTTGGGCACCTGGTCGCCCATCGTCGCGGCGGGAGTGCCGGGCCGCGGGGAGTACTGGAACGTGAAGGCGCTGGAGAACCGCGCCTGCTCGACGACGTGCAGCGTCTGCTCGAAGTCCTCGTCCGTCTCCCCCGGGAAGCCGACGATGATGTCCGTCGTGATCGCCGCGTCGGGGATGCGCGCGCGGACGCCGTCGATGATGCCGAGGAAGCGCGACTGCCGGTACGAGCGGCGCATGGCCTTCAGGACGCGGTCGGAGCCGGACTGCAGCGGCATGTGCAGGCTGGGCATGACGTTGGGCGTCTCGGCCATGGCGTCGACGACGTCGTCGGTGAAGCTGGAGGGGTGCGGGCTCGTGAAGCGCACGCGCTCCAGTCCCGCGATGCCGCCCGTCGCGCGCAGCAATTTGCCGAACGCGAGCTTGTCGCCGAACTCGACGCCGTAGGTGTTGACGTTCTGCCCGAGGAGCGTGACCTCGAGGACACCCTCGCCGACGAGGGCCTCCACCTCGGCCAGCACGTCGCCGGGGCGGCGGTCCTTCTCCTTGCCGCGCAGGGCGGGGACGATGCAGAACGTGCACGTGTTGTTGCAGCCCACCGAGATGCTGACCCAGGCCGCGTAGGGCGACTCGCGGCGCGTCGGCAGCGTGGACGGGAAGGTCTCGAGGGACTCCAGGATCTCGACCTGCGCCTCGGCGTTGTGCCGCGCGCGTTCCAGCAGCACCGGCAGCGACCCGACGTTGTGGGTGCCGAAGACGACGTCGACCCAGGGCGCCTTGCGGACGATCTCGCCGCGGTCCTTCTGCGCCAGGCAGCCACCGACGGCGATCTGCATCCCGGGCCGGCGCTCCTTGACGGGCGCCAGGTGGCCGAGGTTGCCGTACAGCTTGTTGTCCGCGTTCTCGCGCACCGCGCACGTGTTGAAGACGACGACGTCCGGCTCGACCGGACCCTCGCCACCCGCCTCGTCGAAGCGCACGTACCCGGCGTCCTCGAGCAGGCCCGACAGGCGCTCGGAGTCGTGCACGTTCATCTGGCAGCCGAACGTGCGCACCTGGTAGGTGCGCCGGGGGTCCGGCTGGGCGGGGGCGGTCGTCGTGCTCATCACCGGCCAGTCTAGGTGACCGCGCGAAACCCTCAGGGAGTCACCATCTCGTCACGATCGCACCACCCGCGTGGCGTTTCGATGGACAGGCTGAGCAGCTCCTGTACGGTCCAGCCGCATGAGTGACCAGGCACGGGCCCCTCAGCCGTCACCCGCCCCGGGGTCCCCGCGACCCGACCGCCGCCCCCTCGTGCGCCTGGAGGGCGTGCAGAAGCACTTCGGCGCCCTGCACGTGCTGCGCGACATCGACCTGACGATCGCCGAGGGCGAGGTCGTCGTGGTCATCGGGCCGTCGGGGTCGGGCAAGTCGACCCTGTGCCGCACGGTGAACCGCCTGGAGACGATCGACGCCGGGCGCATCACGATCGAGGGCCAGGACCTGCCCGCCGAGGGCAAGGCGCTGGCCAGGCTGCGCGCCGACGTCGGCATGGTCTTCCAGTCGTTCAACCTCTTCGCGCACAAGACGGTGAAGGAGAACGTGACCCTCGGGCCGACGAAGGTCCGCGGCGTCTCCGCCGCCGACGCCGGCCGACGCGCCGACGAGCTGCTCGCCCGGGTCGGCCTGGCCGACCAGGGCGCGAAGTACCCGGCGCAGCTCTCCGGCGGTCAGCAGCAGCGCGTCGCCATCGCCCGGGCGCTGGCCATGGACCCCAAGGTGATGCTCTTCGACGAGCCGACCTCGGCCCTGGACCCGGAGATGATCAACGAGGTCCTCGACGTCATGACCTCCCTCGCGAAGGAGGGCATGACGATGGTCGTCGTCACCCACGAGATGGGGTTCGCCCGCCGCGCCGCCGACCGCGTGGTGTTCATGGCCGACGGCCGGATCCTCGAGGACACCGACCCCGAGACGTTCTTCACCGCGCCGCGGCACGACCGGGCCAAGGACTTCCTCTCGAAGATCCTCACGCACTGACCCGCCCAGCGGACCACCCACCGAGCACGACCGCACCACACCCCGGAGGAACCCACCCCATGAGGACCCTGCGATCGCTGACCCTGGCCGGCACGGCCGCCGCCCTGCTCGCCCTCACCGCGTGCGGTGGCGGCGGCGGGCAGCTGTCCGGTGAGGACGCCGCCGACCAGCCCACCGCGGAGGCGAGCGCCTCGTTCGAGGCGGGCACGAAGATGGCCGACATCTCGTCGGCGAAGAAGATCACCATCGGCACGAAGTTCGACCAGCCCGGGTTCGGCGAGGCGAACCTCGAGAACAAGCCCGAGGGCTTCGACGTCGACGTCGCCGAGTACATCGCCGCCAAGCTCGGCGTCGGCCCGGACGCCATCTCCTGGGTCCCCGCACCCAGCGCCCAGCGCGAGGACCTCATCGCCAACGGGGACGTCGACCTCGTCGTGGCGACCTACACGATCAACGACAAGCGCAAGGAACGGATCACCTTCGCGGGTCCCTACTACGTCGCGGGTCAGCAGATCATGGTCGCCAAGGACAACACGACGATCACCGGCCCGGACAGCCTGAAGACGAACCCGGACCAGAAGATCTGCTCGGTCACCGGCTCCACGCCCGCGGAGAACATCCGCCAGTACCTGGCCGACCCGGGTCAGCTCGTGGAGTTCGCCGGGTACAGCGACTGCGCGGCGCAGCTGCAGAGCGGCCAGGTCGCCGCGGTGACGACGGACAACGTCATCCTCACCGGCCTCGTGGCCAAGTCGAACGACGCGTTCAAGCTCGTCGGCGAACAGTTCACCGAGGAGCCCTACGGCATCGGCATCGCCAAGGGCGACACCGCGTTCTGCGAGTTCATCAACTCCACCCTGAAGGAGATGTCGGACGACGGCTCGTACAAGGAGGCGTGGGAGGCGACGGCCGGCAATTACGAGGGCACCGAACTGCCCACGCTGCCGACGGCCGACGCCTGCGCCTGACCCGTTGACAGGGGTGGGCGGTCGCCGCGGTGACCGCCCACCCCTCCGCACGCACTCCTGGAGGCGATCCCCCTGGATCCCGTGATCGACAACCTCGACCTGTTCGCCGCCGGGTTCCTGCGGTCGCTGGGTCTGGCGGCGTGGGCCGCCGTCGGCTGCCTGGTCCTGGGCACGGTGCTCGCGGTCTTCCGCGTCAGCCCCGTCCCCGTGCTGCGTGGCGTCGGCGCCGTCTACGTGACGCTCGTGCGCAACACCCCGCTGGTCATCGTGCTGTTCTTCTTCGTGTTCGCGGTTCCGGCCGCGTTCGCGGTCAAGGCGTCGAACTACACCCTCGCGGTCTGCGGGCTCATCGTGTACACGGCGGCCTTCGTCTGCGAGGCCGTGCGGTCCGGCATCGCCACCGTGCCCTCGGGCCAGGCCGAGGCCGCCCGTGCGATCGGCCTCCCCTTCCGCCTCACGCTCACCGAGGTGGTCCTGCCGCAGGCGCTGCGGGCGGTCGTCCCGCCCGTGGGGAACGTCCTCATCGCGATGATCAAGAACTCGGCCGTGGCCGGCGCCGTGGGCGTCGGCGGCGACCTCTTCGCGGTCTACCAGCGACTGGTGAGCGCCCAGGGGCTGCCGCGGTTGCCCATCATCACCGGCATGGCGGTCGGCTACCTCGTCATCACCCTGACGGCGGCCCTGGCCCTGCACCTGACCGAGCGGAAGTTGGCGGTGGCCCGGTGAGCGCTCCCACGGCGGTCCTCTTCGACGCCCCCGGCCCCGTCGCCCGCCGGCGGACCCGCATCGGCAGCATCGTCGCCGCGGTCCTGCTCGTCGGGGTGGTGGCCCTCGTCCTGGCCCGCCTCGGCCAGCAGGGTCAGCTGAGCGCGCAGAAGTGGGGCCCGCTGGTCGACCCGTCGAACTCCGACTTCTCGCCGCTGTGGACCCTGCTGGGGCGGGGTCTGTCGGTCACCCTGCGCGCGGCGTTCTTCGCCATCATCGCGTCGATCGTGCTCGGGCTCCTCATCGGAGCCCTCCGCATCCTGCTCCCCGGCCCCGCCCGGGTGCCGCTCGTCGCGCTGGTCGAACTGCTGCGCGGTCTGCCCGTCGTCGTCACGATCCTGTTCGTCGACGTCGTGCTGCGCACCGTGGGTGCCCACCCCGGGTCACTGTGGGTGCTCGTCGTCGGCCTCACGCTCTACAACTGCGTGATCATCTCCGAGATCGTCCGGGCCGGCGTCCAGTCGCTGCCGAAGGGGCAGGTCGAGGCGGGGTTGGCGATCGGCCTGCGGCCCGGGCAGGTCATGAGCCAGATCCAGTTGCCGCAGGCCGTGCGCGCCATGCTGCCGGCGCTCATCAGCCAGCTCATCGTCGTCCTGAAGGACACCGCCCTCGGCAGCGTGGTCCTCGTGTCCCTCGGCGACGTCGTCGAGATCACGAACCGCGTCCGCAACCTGCTCGACAACTCGCTGCAGATGTACTTCGTGGTCGGTCTGGTCTTCGTCGTCATCAACCTGCTGCTCGAACTGCTGGCCCGCTGGGTCCAGCGCAGGCTGTCGGTCGGCCGCCGCACGTCGGCCACCGTGCCGGTCGACAAGGGGATGCAGGTGACCGGCGGTCAGAACGTCTGACCGCCGGCCCTGCCGGGCTCAGAGGTCGTCGCGGACCGTGTAGCGCGTGAGCTTGCGGTCCGCGGTGATCGAACCGAGGCGGTTCGCTCCCTCCGGGGTGGCGCGGAAGGCGCGGTAGGCGTCGTCGGCCTCGACCGAGGTCCAGCGCTCGACGATGGCCACGTGGGTCTCGTCGGTCACGTCGACGGTCACCTCGCAGCCCAGGCACCCGGCGAACCCGCGGGTGGCCTGCAGCGTCTCGGTGATGATGGCCGGGGCGTCGGCGACGCTCTCGGGCTTGAGGGTCAGTTCCAGGATGGCGATGACGGTCACCGACCGGACGTTACGCCTGCGCCTGGAGCGCCTCGCGCACGACCCGCACCACGACGTCGGTGGGGAACCCCCGCCGCGCCAGCATGCCGAAGAGGCGTCGTTCGGCGACCGCCCGTTCCAGCCCCCGCACGGAACGGAGCTTGCGGTCGACGAGCTGCCGGGCCGCCTCGAACTGGGTGTCCTGGTCGACGACCTCGAGCGCCTCGGCGGCGGTCTCGTCGTCGACTCCCTTGCGGCGCAGTTCCTGCGCCAGGGCGCGCCGACCGCGACCGGTGCTGCGCGAGCGCACCCAGCCGTCGGCGAAGGCGCGGTCGTCGACGAGACCGACCTCCTCGAACCGGTCGAGCACCTCGACCGCGACGTCGGCCGGCACGTCCTTGGCCGCCATCTTCTCGGCCAGTTGCGCCCGCGTGCGCGGCGCCATCGTCAACTGGCGCAGCGCGATCGCCCGCGCGACCTCCCGCGGGTCGGCCTCCCGGTCCGGGTTCTCCTCCGGACCGGGGGGCGTCTGGTCGCGACGACTCAGAACTCGACCTTCGTCTCGGCGTCCGCGGGAGCGTCCATGCGCGGGCCGATGCCGAGCTTCTCCTTGATGCGCTTCTCGATCTCGTCGCCGAGGTCGGGGTTGTCGCGCAGGAAGGCGCGGGCGTTCTCCTTGCCCTGGCCGAGCTGGTCGCCCTCGTACGTGTACCAGGCGCCCGACTTGCGGACGAAGCCGTGCTCGACGCCGAGGTCGATGAGACCGCCCTCTCGGGAGATCCCCTGGCCGTAGATGATGTCGAACTCCGCCTGCTTGAACGGCGGGGAGACCTTGTTCTTGACGACCTTGACGCGGGTGCGGTTGCCGACGGGGTTCGTCCCGTCCTTCAGCGTCTCGATCCGGCGGACGTCCAGGCGCACGGAGGCGTAGAACTTCAGCGCCTTGCCGCCCGTCGTCGTCTCGGGCGAGCCGAACATGACGCCGATCTTCTCGCGCAGCTGGTTGATGAAGATGGCCGTCGTGCCGGAGTGGTTCAGCGCACCCGTGATCTTGCGCAGGGCCTGCGACATGAGCCGCGCCTGCAGACCGACGTGGCTGTCGCCCATCTCGCCCTCGATCTCGGCCTTCGGCACGAGGGCCGCGACGGAGTCGATGACGATGATGTCGAGGGCGCCGGAGCGGATCAGCATGTCCGCGATCTCCAGCGCCTGCTCCCCCGTGTCCGGCTGGGAGACCAGGAGGGCGTCGGTGTCGACGCCGAGCTTGGCGGCGTAGTCCGGGTCGAGCGCGTGCTCGGCGTCGATGAAGGCCGCGATGCCGCCCTTGCGCTGGGCGTTGGCCACCGCGTGCAGGGCGACCGTCGTCTTCCCGGAGGACTCCGGGCCGTAGACCTCGACCACGCGACCGCGCGGGAGACCGCCGATGCCGAGCGCCACGTCGAGCGCGATCGCGCCGGTGGGGATGACCTCGATCGGGGGGCGGACGTCGTCGCCCAGCCGCATGACCGAGCCCTTGCCGAAGTTCTTGTCGATCGCGGCGAGCGCGGCGTCGAGGGCCTTCTCGCGGTCCGCAGGAGCGGGCATGTCCTCACCTCTGGTCGTGGTTCCAACTGATGCGGGTCACGCTAGGACGGACCTCCGACACGACCCCCGCGCGAGCGGGGAGCTGTGGACGAACGGCCCGGCGAGCCCCCTGTGGACACCGCGATGCTATCCGTACACGTGTTCGAGCCCAAGCCACTGCGGCCCGGCGTGTCGGCCCGTGACTAGGCTCACGCCCGTGACACAGGAGTCCTCCCCGAACGACCGGCCCACCTCCCAGCCCCAGGTCCTCGACCCGCGCGGCGCCGCCCTCGTCCCCGACGGCGCCGTCCTCGAACGCCTCGGCACCGGCAGCACGTGGGCCGAGGGCCCCGTCTGGCTGCCGGCGGAGCGCGCCTGCATCTTCAGCGACATCCCGGGGAACCGGATCCTGCGCTGGGACGAGGGCACGCAGGGCCTGACGGTGCACGCCGACGGGGTCGAGTTCACCAACGGGCGCACGCTCGACGGCGAGGGCCGCGTCGTGGCCTGCTCGCACGGGCGCCGCGCGGTCGAGCGGACGGAGGCCGACGGCACGACGCACGTCCTCGTCGACCGCTTCGGCGAGGCGCGGTTCAACTCCCCCAACGACGTCGTGGTCGCCCGCGACGGGGCGATCTGGTTCACCGACCCGCCGTACGGCATCACGGTGGAGGTGGAGGGGCACGAGGGGTTCCGCGAGTACGGGGACAACTTCGTCTTCCGCCTGGACCCGTCGACCGGTGCGCTGCGCGTCGTGGTCACCGACGTCGAGGAACCCAACGGTCTCGCCTTCTCCCCCGACGAGTCCCTGCTCTACGTCGCCGACACCTCGGCCGCCCCCACCCCCGGCAACGGCTCCCACCGCCTCATCCGCGTCTACGACGTCCTCACCGGAGTGCGCGGGGGACGCGGCGCCGACGCCGTCCCGTCGGGGCCGGTCGTGAAGAACGGGCGGGTCTTCGTCGAGGTCGACCGCGGCCTCGCCGACGGGTTCCGCGTCGACACCGCGGGCAACGTCTGGACGAGCAACGGCGACGCCGTCACGGTGTTCGCCCCGGACGGCACCCGGCTGCTCGAGGTCGTCGTCGGGGAGGTCGTCGCCAACGTCTGCTTCGGCGGCGCGGACGGCGCCGACCTGTTCGTGGCCGCCTCGACGAGCCTGTACCGGCTGCGGACGACGGCCGTGGGCGCGGACCTGACGTGGCTGTGACCACCGGACCGGAGCGACCCGATCCGCCGCAGCGGGCCGGCGAACGCGAGACCCTCGCGGGGTTCCTCGACTTCCACCGTGCGACCTTCGCGTGGAAGGTGGCCGGGCTGAGCGCCGACCAGCTGCGCGTGCGGTCCGCCGAGCCCTCGTCGATGACGCTGCTCGGCCTCGTGCGGCACCTCGCCGACGTCGAACGCAGCTGGTGGCGGGTCCGCGTCGACGGCCAGGACGCCCCGCCGGTCACGTACTCCTCCGACAACCCCGACGGCGACTTCGACGACGTCGACGACGCCGACCCCGAGGAAGCGCTGGCCTGGCTGGCCCGGGAGCAGGACGAGGCGCGCCGGGTGCTGGCCGCGCACGACCTCGACGAGGTCTTCGAGCACCCGCGTCAAGGCACCACGAGCGTGCGCTGG encodes:
- a CDS encoding regulatory protein RecX, whose translation is MAPRTRAQLAEKMAAKDVPADVAVEVLDRFEEVGLVDDRAFADGWVRSRSTGRGRRALAQELRRKGVDDETAAEALEVVDQDTQFEAARQLVDRKLRSVRGLERAVAERRLFGMLARRGFPTDVVVRVVREALQAQA
- a CDS encoding Rv0909 family putative TA system antitoxin codes for the protein MGTIDFLKVKIGEAADQALHLADQARGKAGSFAAEHSGRADGAIGKAGQFVNTRTDGRFADTVGKVSDLARKGVDLAADQAPVSPMEGGGTRMRGGVSSDGTPMRGPLR
- a CDS encoding amino acid ABC transporter ATP-binding protein — translated: MSDQARAPQPSPAPGSPRPDRRPLVRLEGVQKHFGALHVLRDIDLTIAEGEVVVVIGPSGSGKSTLCRTVNRLETIDAGRITIEGQDLPAEGKALARLRADVGMVFQSFNLFAHKTVKENVTLGPTKVRGVSAADAGRRADELLARVGLADQGAKYPAQLSGGQQQRVAIARALAMDPKVMLFDEPTSALDPEMINEVLDVMTSLAKEGMTMVVVTHEMGFARRAADRVVFMADGRILEDTDPETFFTAPRHDRAKDFLSKILTH
- a CDS encoding amino acid ABC transporter permease is translated as MIDNLDLFAAGFLRSLGLAAWAAVGCLVLGTVLAVFRVSPVPVLRGVGAVYVTLVRNTPLVIVLFFFVFAVPAAFAVKASNYTLAVCGLIVYTAAFVCEAVRSGIATVPSGQAEAARAIGLPFRLTLTEVVLPQALRAVVPPVGNVLIAMIKNSAVAGAVGVGGDLFAVYQRLVSAQGLPRLPIITGMAVGYLVITLTAALALHLTERKLAVAR
- the dapF gene encoding diaminopimelate epimerase, translating into MTSEITFTKGHGTENDFVLVADADGAWNPAADVVAWLCDRRAGLGADGLVRAVRTAAEPAAAQWAGEAEWFMDYRNADGSVAEMCGNGVRVFAEFLLQQGLLPEAAAAGEWFPVATRAGVKRLRREGEGAWTADMGTWRMTGGQRALAAGSDALVHVEGLDGVARPALSFDLGNPHTVVALPDRTELAAADLTRAPRVEPVPPQGTNVELVVPVDTIDLDGDGDADMGDVSMRVHERGSGETRSCGTGACAAALATRAWAGEGAPAVWRVRVPGGRLVVTVGAGSTLTEGTVWLSGPARLVATGTVSLPG
- the miaA gene encoding tRNA (adenosine(37)-N6)-dimethylallyltransferase MiaA — its product is MLCHHDAVGQSNVPVVAVVGPTASGKSDVGVALSGLLAERAGTPGEVVNADALQFYRGMDVGTAKITPDERRGVPHHLLDVLDVTQTAEVATFQSWAHAAFDDVGARGGVPVLVGGSGLYVRAALDDLRFPGKDPDVRARWEAELDRVGPQALHGVLAGRDPAAAAAILPSNGRRIVRALEVGEITGAPFAASLPEQTYRRPTLQVGLAVPREQLVARIDARVDRMWTAGLVEEVRALEARGLREGRTAGRALGYAQVLDALDGRTTLEEARELTARLTRRFARKQDAWFRRDPRVHWLPAPDGTDPEDLARRVLELLPVASAA
- a CDS encoding glutamate ABC transporter substrate-binding protein; its protein translation is MRTLRSLTLAGTAAALLALTACGGGGGQLSGEDAADQPTAEASASFEAGTKMADISSAKKITIGTKFDQPGFGEANLENKPEGFDVDVAEYIAAKLGVGPDAISWVPAPSAQREDLIANGDVDLVVATYTINDKRKERITFAGPYYVAGQQIMVAKDNTTITGPDSLKTNPDQKICSVTGSTPAENIRQYLADPGQLVEFAGYSDCAAQLQSGQVAAVTTDNVILTGLVAKSNDAFKLVGEQFTEEPYGIGIAKGDTAFCEFINSTLKEMSDDGSYKEAWEATAGNYEGTELPTLPTADACA
- the recA gene encoding recombinase RecA, with protein sequence MPAPADREKALDAALAAIDKNFGKGSVMRLGDDVRPPIEVIPTGAIALDVALGIGGLPRGRVVEVYGPESSGKTTVALHAVANAQRKGGIAAFIDAEHALDPDYAAKLGVDTDALLVSQPDTGEQALEIADMLIRSGALDIIVIDSVAALVPKAEIEGEMGDSHVGLQARLMSQALRKITGALNHSGTTAIFINQLREKIGVMFGSPETTTGGKALKFYASVRLDVRRIETLKDGTNPVGNRTRVKVVKNKVSPPFKQAEFDIIYGQGISREGGLIDLGVEHGFVRKSGAWYTYEGDQLGQGKENARAFLRDNPDLGDEIEKRIKEKLGIGPRMDAPADAETKVEF
- a CDS encoding putative quinol monooxygenase; its protein translation is MTVIAILELTLKPESVADAPAIITETLQATRGFAGCLGCEVTVDVTDETHVAIVERWTSVEADDAYRAFRATPEGANRLGSITADRKLTRYTVRDDL
- the miaB gene encoding tRNA (N6-isopentenyl adenosine(37)-C2)-methylthiotransferase MiaB, whose translation is MSTTTAPAQPDPRRTYQVRTFGCQMNVHDSERLSGLLEDAGYVRFDEAGGEGPVEPDVVVFNTCAVRENADNKLYGNLGHLAPVKERRPGMQIAVGGCLAQKDRGEIVRKAPWVDVVFGTHNVGSLPVLLERARHNAEAQVEILESLETFPSTLPTRRESPYAAWVSISVGCNNTCTFCIVPALRGKEKDRRPGDVLAEVEALVGEGVLEVTLLGQNVNTYGVEFGDKLAFGKLLRATGGIAGLERVRFTSPHPSSFTDDVVDAMAETPNVMPSLHMPLQSGSDRVLKAMRRSYRQSRFLGIIDGVRARIPDAAITTDIIVGFPGETDEDFEQTLHVVEQARFSSAFTFQYSPRPGTPAATMGDQVPKHVVQERYVRLTDLQDRITYEENVAQTGRTLEVLVAEGEGRKDAATQRLSGRAPDNRLVHFAVPEGTSLRPGDVATVTITRGAPHYLEADDLSSFAVRRTRAGDAWEARQARPEPEVESGPRPVGLGMPSLRPA
- a CDS encoding SMP-30/gluconolactonase/LRE family protein; protein product: MTQESSPNDRPTSQPQVLDPRGAALVPDGAVLERLGTGSTWAEGPVWLPAERACIFSDIPGNRILRWDEGTQGLTVHADGVEFTNGRTLDGEGRVVACSHGRRAVERTEADGTTHVLVDRFGEARFNSPNDVVVARDGAIWFTDPPYGITVEVEGHEGFREYGDNFVFRLDPSTGALRVVVTDVEEPNGLAFSPDESLLYVADTSAAPTPGNGSHRLIRVYDVLTGVRGGRGADAVPSGPVVKNGRVFVEVDRGLADGFRVDTAGNVWTSNGDAVTVFAPDGTRLLEVVVGEVVANVCFGGADGADLFVAASTSLYRLRTTAVGADLTWL
- a CDS encoding amino acid ABC transporter permease; amino-acid sequence: MSAPTAVLFDAPGPVARRRTRIGSIVAAVLLVGVVALVLARLGQQGQLSAQKWGPLVDPSNSDFSPLWTLLGRGLSVTLRAAFFAIIASIVLGLLIGALRILLPGPARVPLVALVELLRGLPVVVTILFVDVVLRTVGAHPGSLWVLVVGLTLYNCVIISEIVRAGVQSLPKGQVEAGLAIGLRPGQVMSQIQLPQAVRAMLPALISQLIVVLKDTALGSVVLVSLGDVVEITNRVRNLLDNSLQMYFVVGLVFVVINLLLELLARWVQRRLSVGRRTSATVPVDKGMQVTGGQNV
- a CDS encoding DinB family protein, coding for MAVTTGPERPDPPQRAGERETLAGFLDFHRATFAWKVAGLSADQLRVRSAEPSSMTLLGLVRHLADVERSWWRVRVDGQDAPPVTYSSDNPDGDFDDVDDADPEEALAWLAREQDEARRVLAAHDLDEVFEHPRQGTTSVRWVLVHLVEEYARHNGHADLLRERIDGATGE